A DNA window from Pseudorasbora parva isolate DD20220531a chromosome 19, ASM2467924v1, whole genome shotgun sequence contains the following coding sequences:
- the si:ch211-191i18.2 gene encoding uncharacterized protein si:ch211-191i18.2, whose product MARLPHRCVMISVCLAGTLLLLPLCSGVDEDQYNFDYEEYTHTPEYDYNSTFDFTFFSNASSDDLEKFLMGVTESGKKTSFTETDGSVHEKKSTTPTAPITESNQASRSTPVCFLLTLVVLVHQLLRLL is encoded by the exons ATGGCAAGACTACCTCACCGCTGTGTGATGATATCAGTGTGTTTGGCAGGAACTCTCCTACTGCTGCCGCTCTGCTcgg GTGTCGATGAGGACCAATATAATTTTGATTATGAAGAATACACTCATACCCCAGAGTACGACTACAATTCAACGTTCGATTTCACGTTCTTCA GCAATGCCAGCAGTGACGATCTAGAGAAGTTTTTAATGGGAGTGACAGAgagtggaaaaaaaacaagctttacagaaacagatgGAAGTGTGCATGAAAAAAAGTCCACTACACCCACTGCGCCCATCACTGAAAGTAATCAG GCATCTCGGTCCACGCCTGTATGTTTCCTGCTCACTTTGGTTGTTCTGGTTCATCAGCTGCTCAGACTACTATAG
- the cart4 gene encoding cocaine- and amphetamine-regulated transcript 4 → MDSVRAAVYLSAFLALLCVCRGQMALDNRLTTQDEQFIKRDLAEALGELLDGDQDNRISVEKKASVIPRCDVGERCAMKHGPRIGRLCDCLRGTACNSFFLRCY, encoded by the exons ATGGACAGCGTCCGCGCAGCGGTTTACCTGAGCGCGTTCCTCGCGCTGCTCTGCGTCTGCAGGGGTCAGATGGCACTGGACAACCGACTGACCACACAAGACGAGCAGTTCATCAAACGAGATCTG GCTGAGGCGCTCGGTGAACTTTTGGATGGAGATCAGGACAATAGGATATCTGTGGAGAAAAAAGCTAGCGTCATTCCAAGG TGTGATGTGGGCGAGCGCTGCGCCATGAAGCACGGACCGCGCATCGGGAGACTCTGCGACTGCCTGCGAGGAACAGCCTGCAATAGCTTCTTCCTGCGCTGCTACTGA